A genomic region of Thunnus albacares chromosome 2, fThuAlb1.1, whole genome shotgun sequence contains the following coding sequences:
- the kif2a gene encoding kinesin-like protein KIF2A isoform X2, producing the protein MASAFGKLVVGTYVEIKRSDGRIHQAMVTSLNEDNESVTVEWIENGDTKGKEIDLESIFALNPDVAPDEEIAPSPETPPPPTPTCVKVNKIAKNRRTIAPTKNDTPSRDNRVIPTRARPPQPQQPEPAPPPPSQQPAQPTQAQTQQQLQNARRKSNCVKEVEKLQEKRERRRLQQQELREKRAQEVDTTIPNYEIMYMIRDFRASLDYRPLTTADVIEEHRICVCVRKRPLNKKELTVKDLDVITIPSKDVVMVHEPKQKVDLTRYLENQTFRFDYAFDDSTTNEMVYRFTARPLVETIFERGMATCFAYGQTGSGKTHTMGGDFSGKNQDCSKGIYALAARDVFLMLKKPNYKKLDLQVYATFFEIYSGKVFDLLNRKAKLRVLEDGKQQVQVVGLQEKEVKCTEDVLKLIEVGNSCRTSGQTSANAHSSRSHAVFQIILRRKGKMHGKFSLIDLAGNERGADTSSADRQTRLEGAEINKSLLALKECIRALGRNKPHTPFRASKLTQVLRDSFIGENSRTCMIATISPGMTSCENTLNTLRYANRVKELTVDPNQVMEGGRPNIHTVNQLDLLDEEWLSISPQRDDLKLLCEQNEEEVSPQLFTFHEAVSQLVEMEEQVLEDHRAVFQESIRWLEDEKVLLEMTEEVDYDVESYATQLEQILDQKIDILTELRDKVKSFRSTLQEEEQASKQINPKRPRAL; encoded by the exons GACGCATACATCAGGCGATGGTGACCTCACTGAATGAGGACAACGAGAGCGTCACAGTGGAGTGGATAGAAAATGGAGACACAAAAGGGAAAGAG ATTGATTTGGAGAGTATATTTGCACTTAACCCAGATGTGGCCCCAGATGAGGAGATTGCCCCTAGTCCAGAGACTCCACCCCCACCTACCCCCACATGTGTGAAGGTCAACAAAATTGCTAAG AACCGTCGGACGATAGCACCTACTAAGAATGACACTCCGTCCAGGGATAATAGAG TGATTCCGACCCGGGCCAGACCCCCACAGCCTCAACAACCAGAGCCAGCACCACCACCTCCATCCCAGCAGCCCGCACAGCCCACCCAAGCTCAGACACAACAGCAACTGCAGAATG CGAGGAGGAAGTCGAACTGTGTGAAGGAGGTGGAGAAACTGCAGGAGAAAAGAGAGCGGCGTCGGCTTCAGCAACAGGAGCTCAGGGAGAAGAGAGCTCAG GAGGTGGATACAACCATCCCTAACTATGAGATCATGTACATGATTAGAGATTTCCGAGCCAGCCTAGACTACCGGCCCCTGACCACAGCAGATGTG ATCGAAGAGCACagaatatgtgtttgtgtgaggaaACGTCCACTCAACAAGAAAG AGTTGACCGTGAAGGATTTAGATGTGATCACCATCCCCAGTAAAGACGTGGTGATGGTTCATGAACCTAAACAGAAAGTGGACCTGACCCGCTACCTGGAGAACCAGACCTTCCGCTTTGACTACGCCTTTGACGACAGCACTACCAACGAGATGGTTTACAG GTTTACTGCCAGACCTCTAGTGGAGACCATTTTTGAGAGAGGCATGGCCACCTGCTTCGCTTACGGCCAGACAGGCAGTGGAAAAACACAC aCTATGGGTGGAGATTTTTCTGGGAAGAACCAAGATTGTTCTAAAGGAATTTATGCATTAGCTG CTCGGGATGTATTTCTCATGTTGAAGAAACCCAATTACAAGAAGTTAGATCTACAAGTGTACGCAACCTTCTTTGAAATCTACAGTGGGAAG GTGTTTGACCTGCTGAATCGTAAAGCTAAGTTGAGGGTGCTGGAGGACGGGAAGCAGCAAGTGCAGGTTGTGGGGCTTCAGGAGAAGGAGGTCAAGTGCACAGAGGATGTCTTGAAACTCATAGAAGTGGGCAACAGCTGCAG AACATCAGGGCAGACATCCGCCAACGCCCACTCATCTCGCAGCCACGCCGTTTTCCAGATCATTCTTCGGAGGAAGGGGAAGATGCACGGCAAGTTCTCCCTCATCGACCTCGCAGGGAATGAGAGAGGGGCCGATACATCAAGTGCCGACCGCCAGACTCGACTAGAGGGAGCTGAGATCAACAAAAGCCTGCTGGCGCTCAAG GAGTGTATCAGGGCTCTCGGCCGTAACAAGCCCCACACTCCATTCAGAGCCAGTAAGCTCACCCAGGTCCTGCGAGACTCCTTCATTGGAGAAAATTCACGCACATGCATG ATTGCAACAATCTCTCCTGGTATGACATCCTGCGAGAACACCCTCAACACACTACGCTACGCCAACAG GGTGAAGGAGCTGACGGTGGACCCCAACCAGGTGATGGAGGGGGGTCGACCCAACATCCATACTGTAAACCAGCTGGATCTTTTGGACGAAGAGTGGCTGAGCATCTCGCCACAGAGAGACGACCTCAAACTGCTCTGTGAGCAGAAT GAGGAGGAAGTGTCTCCCCAGCTGTTCACCTTCCACGAGGCCGTGTCTCAGTTAGtggagatggaggagcaggTCCTGGAGGACCACCGTGCTGTTTTCCAG GAGTCTATCAGGTGGCTGGAGGATGAAAAGGTGCTGCTAGAGATGACAGAGGAGGTGGACTATGACGTTGAATCGTACGCTACTCAGCTGGAGCAGATCCTAGACCAGAAGATAGACATCCTCACCGAGCTCCGAG ataaaGTGAAGTCATTCCGCTCCACACTCCAGGAGGAGGAGCAAGCCAGTAAGCAGATCAATCCCAAGAGGCCACGTGCTCTTTAG
- the kif2a gene encoding kinesin-like protein KIF2A isoform X1 has translation MASAFGKLVVGTYVEIKRSDGRIHQAMVTSLNEDNESVTVEWIENGDTKGKEIDLESIFALNPDVAPDEEIAPSPETPPPPTPTCVKVNKIAKNRRTIAPTKNDTPSRDNRVIPTRARPPQPQQPEPAPPPPSQQPAQPTQAQTQQQLQNARRKSNCVKEVEKLQEKRERRRLQQQELREKRAQEVDTTIPNYEIMYMIRDFRASLDYRPLTTADVIEEHRICVCVRKRPLNKKELTVKDLDVITIPSKDVVMVHEPKQKVDLTRYLENQTFRFDYAFDDSTTNEMVYRFTARPLVETIFERGMATCFAYGQTGSGKTHTMGGDFSGKNQDCSKGIYALAARDVFLMLKKPNYKKLDLQVYATFFEIYSGKVFDLLNRKAKLRVLEDGKQQVQVVGLQEKEVKCTEDVLKLIEVGNSCRTSGQTSANAHSSRSHAVFQIILRRKGKMHGKFSLIDLAGNERGADTSSADRQTRLEGAEINKSLLALKECIRALGRNKPHTPFRASKLTQVLRDSFIGENSRTCMIATISPGMTSCENTLNTLRYANRVKEFGISPSDIPFSQGGQGSRPEHSPTNTFEFDDFAATSPSRVKELTVDPNQVMEGGRPNIHTVNQLDLLDEEWLSISPQRDDLKLLCEQNEEEVSPQLFTFHEAVSQLVEMEEQVLEDHRAVFQESIRWLEDEKVLLEMTEEVDYDVESYATQLEQILDQKIDILTELRDKVKSFRSTLQEEEQASKQINPKRPRAL, from the exons GACGCATACATCAGGCGATGGTGACCTCACTGAATGAGGACAACGAGAGCGTCACAGTGGAGTGGATAGAAAATGGAGACACAAAAGGGAAAGAG ATTGATTTGGAGAGTATATTTGCACTTAACCCAGATGTGGCCCCAGATGAGGAGATTGCCCCTAGTCCAGAGACTCCACCCCCACCTACCCCCACATGTGTGAAGGTCAACAAAATTGCTAAG AACCGTCGGACGATAGCACCTACTAAGAATGACACTCCGTCCAGGGATAATAGAG TGATTCCGACCCGGGCCAGACCCCCACAGCCTCAACAACCAGAGCCAGCACCACCACCTCCATCCCAGCAGCCCGCACAGCCCACCCAAGCTCAGACACAACAGCAACTGCAGAATG CGAGGAGGAAGTCGAACTGTGTGAAGGAGGTGGAGAAACTGCAGGAGAAAAGAGAGCGGCGTCGGCTTCAGCAACAGGAGCTCAGGGAGAAGAGAGCTCAG GAGGTGGATACAACCATCCCTAACTATGAGATCATGTACATGATTAGAGATTTCCGAGCCAGCCTAGACTACCGGCCCCTGACCACAGCAGATGTG ATCGAAGAGCACagaatatgtgtttgtgtgaggaaACGTCCACTCAACAAGAAAG AGTTGACCGTGAAGGATTTAGATGTGATCACCATCCCCAGTAAAGACGTGGTGATGGTTCATGAACCTAAACAGAAAGTGGACCTGACCCGCTACCTGGAGAACCAGACCTTCCGCTTTGACTACGCCTTTGACGACAGCACTACCAACGAGATGGTTTACAG GTTTACTGCCAGACCTCTAGTGGAGACCATTTTTGAGAGAGGCATGGCCACCTGCTTCGCTTACGGCCAGACAGGCAGTGGAAAAACACAC aCTATGGGTGGAGATTTTTCTGGGAAGAACCAAGATTGTTCTAAAGGAATTTATGCATTAGCTG CTCGGGATGTATTTCTCATGTTGAAGAAACCCAATTACAAGAAGTTAGATCTACAAGTGTACGCAACCTTCTTTGAAATCTACAGTGGGAAG GTGTTTGACCTGCTGAATCGTAAAGCTAAGTTGAGGGTGCTGGAGGACGGGAAGCAGCAAGTGCAGGTTGTGGGGCTTCAGGAGAAGGAGGTCAAGTGCACAGAGGATGTCTTGAAACTCATAGAAGTGGGCAACAGCTGCAG AACATCAGGGCAGACATCCGCCAACGCCCACTCATCTCGCAGCCACGCCGTTTTCCAGATCATTCTTCGGAGGAAGGGGAAGATGCACGGCAAGTTCTCCCTCATCGACCTCGCAGGGAATGAGAGAGGGGCCGATACATCAAGTGCCGACCGCCAGACTCGACTAGAGGGAGCTGAGATCAACAAAAGCCTGCTGGCGCTCAAG GAGTGTATCAGGGCTCTCGGCCGTAACAAGCCCCACACTCCATTCAGAGCCAGTAAGCTCACCCAGGTCCTGCGAGACTCCTTCATTGGAGAAAATTCACGCACATGCATG ATTGCAACAATCTCTCCTGGTATGACATCCTGCGAGAACACCCTCAACACACTACGCTACGCCAACAG AGTGAAGGAGTTTGGGATTAGTCCGTCGGACATCCCCTTCTCTCAGGGCGGTCAGGGGAGTCGCCCCGAGCACTCGCCCACCAATACCTTTGAGTTTGATGACTTTGCTGCTACCTCTCCCAGCAG GGTGAAGGAGCTGACGGTGGACCCCAACCAGGTGATGGAGGGGGGTCGACCCAACATCCATACTGTAAACCAGCTGGATCTTTTGGACGAAGAGTGGCTGAGCATCTCGCCACAGAGAGACGACCTCAAACTGCTCTGTGAGCAGAAT GAGGAGGAAGTGTCTCCCCAGCTGTTCACCTTCCACGAGGCCGTGTCTCAGTTAGtggagatggaggagcaggTCCTGGAGGACCACCGTGCTGTTTTCCAG GAGTCTATCAGGTGGCTGGAGGATGAAAAGGTGCTGCTAGAGATGACAGAGGAGGTGGACTATGACGTTGAATCGTACGCTACTCAGCTGGAGCAGATCCTAGACCAGAAGATAGACATCCTCACCGAGCTCCGAG ataaaGTGAAGTCATTCCGCTCCACACTCCAGGAGGAGGAGCAAGCCAGTAAGCAGATCAATCCCAAGAGGCCACGTGCTCTTTAG
- the kif2a gene encoding kinesin-like protein KIF2A isoform X3: MASAFGKLVVGTYVEIKRSDGRIHQAMVTSLNEDNESVTVEWIENGDTKGKEIDLESIFALNPDVAPDEEIAPSPETPPPPTPTCVKVNKIAKNRRTIAPTKNDTPSRDNRVIPTRARPPQPQQPEPAPPPPSQQPAQPTQAQTQQQLQNESSHQPISRKEFGQLSRRKSNCVKEVEKLQEKRERRRLQQQELREKRAQEVDTTIPNYEIMYMIRDFRASLDYRPLTTADVIEEHRICVCVRKRPLNKKELTVKDLDVITIPSKDVVMVHEPKQKVDLTRYLENQTFRFDYAFDDSTTNEMVYRFTARPLVETIFERGMATCFAYGQTGSGKTHTMGGDFSGKNQDCSKGIYALAARDVFLMLKKPNYKKLDLQVYATFFEIYSGKVFDLLNRKAKLRVLEDGKQQVQVVGLQEKEVKCTEDVLKLIEVGNSCRTSGQTSANAHSSRSHAVFQIILRRKGKMHGKFSLIDLAGNERGADTSSADRQTRLEGAEINKSLLALKECIRALGRNKPHTPFRASKLTQVLRDSFIGENSRTCMIATISPGMTSCENTLNTLRYANRVKEFGISPSDIPFSQGGQGSRPEHSPTNTFEFDDFAATSPSRVKELTVDPNQVMEGGRPNIHTVNQLDLLDEEWLSISPQRDDLKLLCEQNEEEVSPQLFTFHEAVSQLVEMEEQVLEDHRAVFQESIRWLEDEKVLLEMTEEVDYDVESYATQLEQILDQKIDILTELRDKVKSFRSTLQEEEQASKQINPKRPRAL, encoded by the exons GACGCATACATCAGGCGATGGTGACCTCACTGAATGAGGACAACGAGAGCGTCACAGTGGAGTGGATAGAAAATGGAGACACAAAAGGGAAAGAG ATTGATTTGGAGAGTATATTTGCACTTAACCCAGATGTGGCCCCAGATGAGGAGATTGCCCCTAGTCCAGAGACTCCACCCCCACCTACCCCCACATGTGTGAAGGTCAACAAAATTGCTAAG AACCGTCGGACGATAGCACCTACTAAGAATGACACTCCGTCCAGGGATAATAGAG TGATTCCGACCCGGGCCAGACCCCCACAGCCTCAACAACCAGAGCCAGCACCACCACCTCCATCCCAGCAGCCCGCACAGCCCACCCAAGCTCAGACACAACAGCAACTGCAGAATG AATCCTCACATCAACCGATATCCAGAAAGGAGTTTGGACAGCTTT CGAGGAGGAAGTCGAACTGTGTGAAGGAGGTGGAGAAACTGCAGGAGAAAAGAGAGCGGCGTCGGCTTCAGCAACAGGAGCTCAGGGAGAAGAGAGCTCAG GAGGTGGATACAACCATCCCTAACTATGAGATCATGTACATGATTAGAGATTTCCGAGCCAGCCTAGACTACCGGCCCCTGACCACAGCAGATGTG ATCGAAGAGCACagaatatgtgtttgtgtgaggaaACGTCCACTCAACAAGAAAG AGTTGACCGTGAAGGATTTAGATGTGATCACCATCCCCAGTAAAGACGTGGTGATGGTTCATGAACCTAAACAGAAAGTGGACCTGACCCGCTACCTGGAGAACCAGACCTTCCGCTTTGACTACGCCTTTGACGACAGCACTACCAACGAGATGGTTTACAG GTTTACTGCCAGACCTCTAGTGGAGACCATTTTTGAGAGAGGCATGGCCACCTGCTTCGCTTACGGCCAGACAGGCAGTGGAAAAACACAC aCTATGGGTGGAGATTTTTCTGGGAAGAACCAAGATTGTTCTAAAGGAATTTATGCATTAGCTG CTCGGGATGTATTTCTCATGTTGAAGAAACCCAATTACAAGAAGTTAGATCTACAAGTGTACGCAACCTTCTTTGAAATCTACAGTGGGAAG GTGTTTGACCTGCTGAATCGTAAAGCTAAGTTGAGGGTGCTGGAGGACGGGAAGCAGCAAGTGCAGGTTGTGGGGCTTCAGGAGAAGGAGGTCAAGTGCACAGAGGATGTCTTGAAACTCATAGAAGTGGGCAACAGCTGCAG AACATCAGGGCAGACATCCGCCAACGCCCACTCATCTCGCAGCCACGCCGTTTTCCAGATCATTCTTCGGAGGAAGGGGAAGATGCACGGCAAGTTCTCCCTCATCGACCTCGCAGGGAATGAGAGAGGGGCCGATACATCAAGTGCCGACCGCCAGACTCGACTAGAGGGAGCTGAGATCAACAAAAGCCTGCTGGCGCTCAAG GAGTGTATCAGGGCTCTCGGCCGTAACAAGCCCCACACTCCATTCAGAGCCAGTAAGCTCACCCAGGTCCTGCGAGACTCCTTCATTGGAGAAAATTCACGCACATGCATG ATTGCAACAATCTCTCCTGGTATGACATCCTGCGAGAACACCCTCAACACACTACGCTACGCCAACAG AGTGAAGGAGTTTGGGATTAGTCCGTCGGACATCCCCTTCTCTCAGGGCGGTCAGGGGAGTCGCCCCGAGCACTCGCCCACCAATACCTTTGAGTTTGATGACTTTGCTGCTACCTCTCCCAGCAG GGTGAAGGAGCTGACGGTGGACCCCAACCAGGTGATGGAGGGGGGTCGACCCAACATCCATACTGTAAACCAGCTGGATCTTTTGGACGAAGAGTGGCTGAGCATCTCGCCACAGAGAGACGACCTCAAACTGCTCTGTGAGCAGAAT GAGGAGGAAGTGTCTCCCCAGCTGTTCACCTTCCACGAGGCCGTGTCTCAGTTAGtggagatggaggagcaggTCCTGGAGGACCACCGTGCTGTTTTCCAG GAGTCTATCAGGTGGCTGGAGGATGAAAAGGTGCTGCTAGAGATGACAGAGGAGGTGGACTATGACGTTGAATCGTACGCTACTCAGCTGGAGCAGATCCTAGACCAGAAGATAGACATCCTCACCGAGCTCCGAG ataaaGTGAAGTCATTCCGCTCCACACTCCAGGAGGAGGAGCAAGCCAGTAAGCAGATCAATCCCAAGAGGCCACGTGCTCTTTAG